The Leptolyngbyaceae cyanobacterium genome window below encodes:
- a CDS encoding filamentous hemagglutinin N-terminal domain-containing protein, with amino-acid sequence MYYLAQTTKINSFWLKFILSFIGIIQEPKIKTGIVSQNGKKEKMQILLSASFLLLAFGYLLPEAEAQIVPDATLPANSIVTPQGNSNLIEGGSQAGGNLFHSFREFSIPTGTEAFFNNGLDIQNIFSRVTGSNISNIDGLIRANGTANLFLINSNGIIFGSNARLNIGGSFLATTASSVKFTDGVEFSTVAHPPTSLLTINLPVGLQYRENPGSIINQSTAKDNQGQIIGLGVQTGKSIALVGGDISFASGRLTATEGRIEIGGIANSGTIGLKLDENNLSLNFPAEITRGNVTLTDDASVNVRGRNGGDIVINTNNFTAINGGRLMAVTEGAGNGGDIVVNANNNFTISGVGASGIESGIFNQTFEDNTGNSGNILINTRFFQSSGGAGIISSSKGAGNAGDITINANQITVLGLKPRRFELPLANGILSLVEGSGSSGNVLINSESLRIFDGAGVGSATTEKSAGSAGQLTIFASESVELTGGVVLTTDRLLNFLPSFLATNSLGSGSAGNLTITTKNLTIQDGARIIAGAGSRGNGGNITINASDSIEIKGIAQEGLVGGRLLSIADGAGNSGDITINTNRLIVKDNAAIRASSTTKGSGNAGKITIGAADFEVINSILSTGVGFDKSTASGGDIMIESENLILGEGARISATTLGLGNGGNININTDRLAVKDGAEISAATISSGNAGNITVRAREIELTGTTTDGKSPSGLTAKVWEEGTGNGGFIIIDSVRLTIGDGAQINVSSEGMGSPGNLNVKVSDLLLYNRGSLNAASETGSGGNIEIESSNIQLRGGSEISAASVLGTAEGNIGINSQTLVLMEGSQIRTAAEVPNGGSNIRIMAPSNSGVAVFQSVDSVISASGNLQVEGDIQLQTSPILQAEVVDTTRLVATNCQGSNSEQSQFIITGRGGLPLSPYEVLDEDATWTDLRLTRVPIQTSKADISTSRVSATLPDTEIVEAQGWMINSQGEVILTAEVPNFTPVRSGLITTQCQRVAGD; translated from the coding sequence ATGTACTATCTGGCACAAACTACTAAAATCAACAGCTTTTGGCTCAAATTTATTCTAAGTTTTATTGGCATTATTCAAGAACCAAAGATAAAGACTGGTATCGTCAGCCAAAATGGTAAGAAAGAAAAAATGCAGATTTTGTTATCGGCAAGCTTTTTACTGCTAGCTTTTGGCTATTTACTTCCGGAAGCTGAGGCACAAATCGTCCCCGATGCTACTTTGCCAGCGAATTCCATTGTCACACCCCAAGGAAACAGTAATCTAATTGAGGGCGGCAGCCAAGCAGGGGGTAATTTATTTCACAGTTTTAGAGAATTTTCCATTCCTACTGGCACAGAAGCATTTTTTAACAACGGGTTGGATATTCAAAATATTTTCAGCCGAGTAACAGGTAGCAATATATCTAATATAGATGGTTTGATTAGAGCCAATGGCACGGCCAACTTATTTTTAATTAATTCCAATGGAATTATTTTTGGTTCTAATGCAAGATTAAATATCGGCGGTTCATTTTTAGCAACGACCGCAAGCAGTGTAAAGTTTACTGATGGAGTAGAGTTCAGCACGGTAGCTCATCCACCCACATCATTACTCACAATAAACTTACCCGTCGGTTTGCAATATAGAGAAAATCCCGGTAGCATCATCAATCAATCCACTGCCAAAGATAATCAAGGACAAATCATCGGTTTAGGAGTACAAACAGGTAAAAGTATAGCACTTGTTGGAGGTGACATCTCTTTTGCTAGCGGTAGATTAACTGCCACTGAAGGCAGAATAGAAATTGGCGGAATAGCCAATTCTGGTACGATTGGATTAAAGCTTGATGAAAATAACCTCAGTTTGAATTTTCCCGCTGAAATTACTAGAGGAAATGTCACCTTGACTGATGATGCTTCAGTGAATGTTAGGGGAAGAAACGGTGGTGATATTGTTATCAATACTAATAATTTTACAGCTATTAATGGCGGGCGTTTAATGGCTGTAACCGAAGGCGCAGGTAACGGTGGTGATATTGTTGTAAATGCCAACAATAATTTTACGATTTCTGGTGTCGGAGCAAGTGGAATTGAAAGCGGTATTTTCAATCAAACCTTTGAAGATAATACTGGTAACTCTGGCAATATTTTGATTAACACTAGATTTTTTCAATCTTCAGGAGGGGCTGGTATTATTTCTAGTTCAAAAGGAGCGGGTAATGCGGGAGATATTACAATTAACGCTAATCAGATAACAGTTTTAGGATTAAAACCACGCCGTTTTGAGTTGCCATTAGCTAACGGAATCTTATCTTTAGTTGAAGGAAGTGGCAGTAGCGGTAATGTTTTGATTAACTCTGAATCTTTAAGAATATTTGATGGTGCGGGAGTAGGTTCTGCCACTACTGAAAAATCAGCTGGCTCCGCTGGCCAATTAACTATTTTTGCATCAGAAAGTGTAGAACTTACCGGAGGCGTAGTTCTGACAACAGATAGGTTATTAAATTTTTTGCCAAGCTTTTTAGCAACTAATTCTTTAGGTAGTGGCAGTGCTGGTAACTTAACGATTACTACCAAAAATTTAACTATTCAAGATGGAGCTAGGATAATTGCTGGTGCAGGTAGTAGGGGAAATGGAGGAAATATTACTATTAATGCGTCTGATTCAATTGAAATAAAAGGTATTGCTCAAGAAGGATTAGTTGGCGGTCGTTTGCTTTCCATAGCTGATGGCGCAGGCAATTCTGGTGATATAACGATTAATACTAACAGGCTAATCGTGAAAGATAATGCAGCAATTAGAGCTTCTAGTACTACGAAAGGCAGTGGAAATGCTGGAAAAATTACGATTGGTGCTGCTGATTTTGAAGTAATTAATAGTATTTTATCTACTGGTGTTGGCTTTGATAAAAGTACAGCTAGTGGTGGAGATATTATGATTGAATCTGAAAATTTAATTTTAGGAGAAGGAGCGCGAATCAGCGCTACTACTTTAGGGCTTGGAAATGGCGGAAATATCAACATTAATACTGATAGATTGGCAGTTAAAGATGGAGCGGAAATCTCAGCAGCTACTATTAGTAGTGGAAATGCTGGTAATATAACAGTTCGCGCTAGGGAAATCGAACTAACGGGAACTACAACTGATGGCAAATCTCCTAGTGGATTAACAGCTAAAGTTTGGGAAGAAGGTACGGGTAACGGTGGATTTATTATCATTGACAGCGTGCGATTAACGATTGGGGATGGGGCTCAAATCAATGTCAGCAGTGAAGGTATGGGAAGTCCAGGCAATTTAAACGTGAAGGTAAGCGATTTACTTTTATATAATCGAGGCTCTTTAAATGCTGCATCCGAAACAGGAAGTGGTGGAAATATTGAAATAGAAAGCAGCAATATTCAATTGCGGGGTGGTAGTGAAATTTCTGCTGCTTCAGTGCTTGGTACTGCGGAAGGTAATATCGGAATTAATAGTCAAACTTTAGTGTTAATGGAAGGTAGCCAAATCCGAACGGCGGCGGAAGTTCCCAATGGTGGTAGTAATATCAGAATTATGGCTCCAAGTAATTCAGGCGTAGCTGTATTCCAGTCTGTTGATAGCGTGATTAGTGCTAGCGGTAATTTGCAGGTGGAAGGAGATATCCAATTGCAAACTTCTCCGATTCTGCAAGCGGAAGTAGTTGATACTACTAGGTTAGTTGCTACTAATTGTCAGGGTAGTAATTCAGAACAAAGTCAATTTATTATTACTGGTAGAGGTGGTTTACCGCTAAGTCCCTATGAAGTGCTTGACGAAGATGCTACTTGGACGGATTTGCGGCTAACTAGAGTTCCCATACAAACATCGAAAGCTGATATCAGTACATCTAGGGTATCTGCTACTTTACCCGATACCGAAATTGTGGAAGCACAGGGATGGATGATTAATTCTCAAGGGGAAGTAATATTAACAGCAGAAGTACCAAACTTTACACCTGTTCGTTCTGGATTAATAACAACGCAATGCCAACGAGTAGCAGGAGATTAG
- a CDS encoding CHAT domain-containing protein — protein sequence MIFDRFYKLTKKWLMRIFLGVLAAFFSAGVSVALGSRDGKTVVVQEVVSRNEVVATNFSIDGNSQQLMQKGREFFQGERFSEAAESWEKAAAIFQETGDKLNEALAKSYLSLTYQNLGRWQEASDAISSALSVIRDSGQSEGESIRIMALALNTQAHLQLALGKPEQALEIWQEAAAKYDRIGDLEGKIGSQINQAQALQNLGLYRRARKTLEEIELSLKTQPNSLVKSTGLRSLGNALRVIGELVKSRELLEESLSIAEELGDKQAIAATQLSLGNTARSLISKAIESEDANTAKIELETALKAYRASAAISKSPLMKMQSKLNQLSLLVDNERFEEAQALLPEINLQNLPVSRRSVYAKINFSHHLLDLFKGRVKTESRDKFILDYRNVAQILASAVQDAKILQDRRVESYAIGNLAGVYEINRQFTESEKLTQQALVLAQSINALDISYRWQWQLGRLLKERGDNESAIAAYSTAVETLKSLRSDLVALNPDNPDIQFSFRDSVEPVYREFVDLLITTGKEANQTNLRQARQVIESLQLAELDNFFQEACLDAKPVQIDQVDRNIAVLYPIILPDKLAVIAALPESSLRLYTTSKPKNEIEIVLDELQQDIGRVSANNQRVLEISQQVYDWIIRPIESELQQNKVQTLVFVLDGLLRNIPMAALHDGKQYLLEKYSIALTPGLQLLPTQLLQRERLRVLSAGLSESRQGFSPLPNVEKELEQIQSQVNSQVLLNQEFTDRNFQEAINLLPFPIVHIATHGQFSSQAEKTFILAWDREINVKDLDNLLRNREQEVSRPIELLVFSACETAEGDNRAALGLAGVALRAGARTTLATLWRVSDRSTAELMVRFYTELVNTGTTKAEALRLAQLSLLQQKPYKSPYFWAPFVLVGNWR from the coding sequence ATGATATTCGATCGTTTTTACAAGCTAACTAAGAAATGGTTAATGCGGATTTTTCTGGGGGTGTTGGCGGCGTTTTTTAGTGCTGGTGTTTCAGTGGCTTTGGGAAGTAGGGACGGGAAAACGGTAGTTGTGCAGGAAGTGGTGAGCAGAAATGAAGTAGTTGCTACGAACTTTTCTATTGATGGTAATTCCCAACAGTTGATGCAGAAGGGAAGGGAATTTTTCCAGGGGGAACGATTTTCTGAGGCGGCTGAAAGTTGGGAAAAAGCTGCTGCTATTTTTCAAGAGACTGGAGATAAGCTAAATGAGGCTTTGGCTAAAAGTTATTTGTCTTTAACTTATCAAAATTTGGGGAGATGGCAGGAAGCAAGTGATGCGATAAGTTCTGCTTTATCTGTGATTCGCGATTCGGGGCAAAGCGAAGGTGAATCTATCAGAATTATGGCGCTGGCTTTAAATACTCAAGCACATTTGCAATTAGCTTTGGGAAAACCCGAACAAGCTTTAGAAATTTGGCAAGAGGCGGCTGCTAAATATGACCGAATTGGTGATTTGGAAGGAAAAATTGGCAGTCAAATTAACCAGGCTCAAGCTTTACAAAATTTGGGTCTTTATCGCCGTGCTAGAAAAACTTTAGAAGAAATAGAATTATCTCTGAAAACTCAACCTAATTCGTTAGTTAAATCAACTGGTTTGCGTAGTTTGGGTAATGCTTTGCGAGTGATTGGCGAGTTAGTTAAATCTCGCGAATTGCTAGAAGAAAGTTTAAGTATAGCCGAAGAGTTGGGAGATAAACAAGCGATCGCGGCTACTCAATTAAGTTTAGGAAATACGGCGCGATCGCTGATTAGTAAAGCAATTGAATCAGAGGATGCAAATACAGCTAAAATAGAGTTAGAAACAGCTTTAAAAGCTTATCGAGCAAGTGCTGCTATATCTAAATCTCCATTAATGAAGATGCAATCTAAATTAAATCAACTTAGTTTGCTAGTCGATAATGAACGATTTGAAGAAGCCCAAGCTTTGTTGCCAGAAATTAATTTGCAAAATCTCCCTGTTAGTCGTCGTTCTGTATATGCAAAAATTAATTTTTCTCATCATTTACTCGATCTTTTTAAGGGAAGAGTAAAAACAGAATCTAGAGATAAATTTATTCTTGATTATCGAAATGTCGCTCAAATTTTAGCTAGTGCGGTGCAGGATGCCAAAATTCTCCAAGATAGACGAGTAGAATCTTACGCAATTGGTAATTTAGCAGGAGTATATGAAATAAACAGGCAATTTACCGAATCGGAGAAACTTACTCAGCAAGCGCTAGTTTTAGCGCAATCAATTAATGCTTTAGATATTAGTTATCGTTGGCAGTGGCAGTTAGGAAGATTGCTGAAAGAGCGCGGGGATAATGAAAGCGCGATCGCAGCTTATTCAACAGCAGTTGAAACTCTCAAATCTCTGCGTAGTGACTTAGTTGCTCTCAATCCCGATAACCCGGATATCCAATTTTCTTTTCGGGATAGCGTAGAACCAGTTTATCGAGAATTCGTTGATTTATTAATTACCACAGGAAAAGAAGCTAATCAAACCAATTTGCGCCAAGCACGTCAGGTAATTGAATCGCTCCAATTAGCAGAATTAGATAATTTCTTTCAGGAAGCTTGTTTAGATGCTAAACCAGTCCAAATCGATCAAGTAGACCGCAATATTGCCGTTCTGTATCCGATTATTTTGCCAGATAAACTAGCCGTAATTGCGGCCTTACCAGAATCTTCACTGCGTCTTTATACAACTTCAAAACCCAAAAATGAAATCGAAATTGTTCTTGATGAATTACAACAAGATATTGGTAGGGTGAGTGCTAATAATCAGCGAGTATTGGAAATTTCACAACAAGTTTATGACTGGATTATTCGCCCTATAGAGTCGGAGTTACAACAAAATAAAGTGCAAACATTAGTATTCGTACTAGATGGGTTGTTGCGAAATATTCCGATGGCAGCTTTGCATGATGGAAAACAATATTTACTGGAAAAATATAGTATTGCTCTCACACCAGGATTACAATTACTGCCAACCCAACTTCTGCAAAGAGAACGGCTCAGAGTTTTATCGGCTGGTTTGTCAGAATCGCGCCAAGGATTTTCTCCTCTTCCAAATGTGGAAAAAGAACTAGAGCAAATTCAATCGCAAGTAAATTCCCAAGTATTGTTAAATCAGGAATTTACCGATCGCAATTTCCAAGAAGCAATCAATCTACTTCCTTTTCCGATAGTGCATATCGCTACCCACGGTCAATTTAGTTCACAAGCTGAAAAAACTTTTATTTTGGCTTGGGATCGGGAGATTAATGTGAAGGATTTAGATAATTTACTTCGGAATAGAGAGCAAGAGGTTTCTCGTCCGATTGAATTACTCGTATTTAGTGCTTGCGAAACTGCGGAAGGGGACAATCGTGCTGCTTTAGGATTAGCTGGAGTAGCTTTACGAGCAGGGGCACGTACTACTTTAGCAACTTTGTGGCGAGTTAGCGATCGCTCTACCGCTGAGTTGATGGTACGCTTCTATACCGAATTAGTAAATACGGGCACGACTAAAGCAGAAGCACTTAGACTGGCGCAGTTAAGTCTTTTACAACAGAAACCCTATAAATCTCCTTATTTTTGGGCTCCTTTCGTTTTGGTTGGGAACTGGCGATAG
- a CDS encoding DUF928 domain-containing protein codes for MKYLSFSSCLVIISALILESSYSAVFSAGSMAENLAQTRKSTGLEAVLPDADKFEVAQYVPPKGIGAPPITVGGSTRTGAIRTGATRTPADKCDGETQNSYPFLTGLIPNLDPNDTNDNWGLTIEEKPQFFVYLPPAEARNAEFVVRDEDGNDVYRTKLSIAGKSGIIGLKLPENSASLKTERNYSWYFTVFCNEKNRRRNIVVAGGIRRVELAGNLANELQRAAERDRYQVYAKNGIWYDAVTALAELRQENPDDTALAEQWKKLLESAGLQEIEDSPINSTALETSP; via the coding sequence ATGAAGTATCTTAGTTTCTCTTCCTGTTTAGTGATTATTTCTGCATTAATTTTAGAGTCATCTTACAGCGCTGTTTTTTCCGCCGGAAGTATGGCAGAAAATCTCGCTCAAACCAGAAAATCGACTGGCTTAGAAGCTGTATTACCGGATGCTGACAAATTTGAGGTAGCCCAATACGTACCGCCCAAAGGAATCGGCGCACCCCCCATTACAGTAGGAGGTTCTACGCGAACAGGTGCTATACGAACAGGCGCTACACGGACACCCGCAGATAAATGCGATGGAGAAACTCAAAATTCATATCCATTTTTAACTGGATTAATTCCCAATCTCGATCCGAATGATACTAATGATAATTGGGGTTTAACAATAGAAGAAAAGCCACAATTTTTTGTATACTTACCGCCAGCTGAAGCACGAAATGCGGAATTCGTGGTAAGAGATGAAGATGGTAATGACGTTTATCGAACAAAGTTATCAATTGCTGGTAAATCTGGCATCATCGGACTCAAGCTACCTGAAAATAGTGCTTCTCTAAAAACCGAACGAAATTATAGTTGGTATTTTACGGTTTTTTGTAATGAAAAAAATCGAAGACGGAATATAGTTGTAGCTGGAGGAATTAGGCGCGTTGAATTGGCGGGAAATTTAGCAAATGAATTGCAACGGGCGGCAGAGCGCGATCGCTATCAGGTATATGCTAAAAATGGTATTTGGTACGATGCCGTAACCGCTTTAGCCGAACTCCGGCAAGAAAACCCTGACGATACGGCTTTAGCAGAACAGTGGAAAAAACTTTTAGAATCAGCAGGGTTACAGGAAATCGAAGATTCTCCCATTAATTCAACTGCTTTAGAAACTTCTCCCTAA
- a CDS encoding adenylate/guanylate cyclase domain-containing protein has product MKLLEVLKHWVHKRSDLSSNLLKFIMWKKLNRFFKENHSLLITAPSVAAVLIIFRLSGFLQLLEWAALDQFFRLRPSEIKDSRIIIVGISETDIRKIGQWPIPDGILAESIEKIKQQQPRVIGLDLYRDLPVQPGHEKLVNLFKTTPNLIGIKKVIDSSSSFAVNPPPALQEKDQIGANDLILDSDGKVRRGLLFMEDKAGNLVTHFSLKVAFKYLQNEGIIPKSAVSNPDFLQLKNQVFPRFQSNDGGYVRTANGGYQVLVNFRGAQNTFTIVPLTDLLENRISPDLMKDRIVLIGSIAASLQDYYSTPYDSGLNSSPQRTSGVEIHANMTSQIISAALEERPLIKGWSEPVEWLWIFTWSVIGVALGWLGRSLPTKYRFYSEYWALITIVISGVSLIGSSYLAFLAGWWIPVVPSLLALLGSAFAITSYIANLERKERQTLMQLFERRVTPKLAASLWEERDKLLEDGQVQGQELIATVLFTDLKGFSTIAENMTPKMLMGWLNNYMQTMAQIVLDNDGIIDKFIGDAVMAVFGVPIPSITNEEIALDVQKAVNCAVEMGKALKFLNQEWQNKGLPSVSMRVGIATGAVVAGSLGSALRQDYTIIGDTVNIASRLESYDKSIDGGICRILISEETYEYCQDKFVTKVVGTVVLKGRSQPVKVYQVLVE; this is encoded by the coding sequence ATGAAGCTGCTAGAAGTCTTAAAGCATTGGGTGCATAAGCGAAGCGATCTCTCCTCTAATTTACTTAAATTTATCATGTGGAAAAAATTAAATAGGTTTTTTAAAGAGAATCATAGTTTGTTGATTACAGCCCCCAGTGTAGCAGCAGTACTAATTATTTTCCGCTTGAGCGGATTTTTACAGCTTTTAGAATGGGCTGCACTCGATCAATTTTTTCGCTTGCGTCCTTCAGAAATCAAAGATTCTCGAATTATAATTGTGGGAATTTCCGAAACAGATATCCGCAAAATCGGTCAATGGCCCATTCCTGATGGTATACTTGCCGAATCTATTGAAAAAATTAAACAACAACAGCCAAGAGTTATTGGTTTAGACCTTTATCGAGATTTACCCGTCCAACCAGGACATGAAAAACTAGTAAATTTATTCAAAACCACGCCTAATTTAATTGGCATTAAAAAAGTAATTGACAGTAGCAGTAGTTTTGCCGTGAATCCTCCGCCTGCTTTGCAAGAAAAAGACCAAATTGGGGCTAATGACTTGATATTAGATTCAGATGGAAAAGTCCGCCGAGGCTTGTTGTTCATGGAGGATAAAGCAGGAAATTTAGTTACCCATTTTTCATTAAAGGTTGCTTTTAAATATCTTCAAAATGAAGGAATTATTCCTAAAAGCGCTGTTAGCAATCCTGATTTTTTGCAATTGAAAAATCAAGTATTTCCTCGTTTTCAATCTAATGATGGCGGATATGTGAGAACTGCCAATGGAGGTTATCAAGTATTAGTTAATTTTAGGGGCGCACAAAATACCTTCACAATTGTACCGCTAACCGATTTATTAGAAAATCGAATTTCTCCCGATTTAATGAAAGACCGCATAGTTTTAATTGGCTCGATTGCGGCTAGTTTACAAGATTATTACAGTACGCCTTATGACAGTGGCTTAAATAGTTCTCCCCAACGGACTTCCGGAGTAGAAATTCATGCTAACATGACCAGCCAAATTATCAGTGCAGCACTGGAAGAGCGCCCTTTAATTAAGGGTTGGTCTGAGCCAGTAGAGTGGTTGTGGATTTTCACTTGGTCAGTAATCGGAGTTGCTTTAGGCTGGTTGGGTCGCTCTCTACCTACGAAATATCGTTTTTATTCCGAGTATTGGGCGTTAATTACGATTGTAATTTCAGGAGTTAGTTTAATTGGGAGTTCTTATTTAGCTTTTTTAGCGGGTTGGTGGATTCCCGTGGTTCCTTCGTTATTAGCTTTGTTGGGTTCTGCTTTCGCTATCACTAGTTATATTGCTAATTTAGAACGGAAAGAACGGCAAACTTTAATGCAGTTATTCGAGAGGAGAGTAACTCCCAAATTAGCGGCTTCTCTTTGGGAAGAAAGAGATAAATTATTAGAAGACGGACAAGTACAGGGGCAAGAATTGATTGCCACTGTCTTATTTACAGATTTAAAAGGTTTTAGCACCATCGCGGAAAATATGACACCTAAAATGCTGATGGGTTGGCTGAATAATTATATGCAAACAATGGCTCAAATTGTGTTAGATAACGATGGAATAATTGATAAATTTATAGGCGATGCAGTAATGGCAGTATTTGGGGTGCCGATTCCTTCTATTACTAATGAAGAAATTGCCTTAGATGTACAAAAGGCAGTTAATTGTGCGGTAGAAATGGGAAAAGCATTAAAGTTTCTCAATCAAGAATGGCAAAATAAAGGTTTACCAAGTGTTTCTATGCGAGTGGGAATTGCTACGGGCGCGGTAGTTGCTGGTAGTTTGGGCAGTGCTTTACGGCAAGATTACACTATAATTGGCGATACCGTAAATATTGCTTCGCGGCTGGAAAGTTATGATAAATCTATAGATGGGGGTATTTGTAGAATTTTGATCTCCGAAGAAACCTACGAGTACTGTCAGGATAAGTTTGTAACAAAAGTAGTCGGTACTGTGGTGTTGAAAGGGCGATCGCAACCAGTAAAGGTTTACCAGGTATTAGTTGAGTGA
- a CDS encoding DUF928 domain-containing protein has product MERVSTPNMPKPKILPLKAIFSLAFSLDLFAIAILPLQTFASLPRDTEYQVAQYKPPQGLGAPNITAGGGSRSICEEEPQHKEDFLTALIPKLSKDNNWALTLESNPDFFVYVPKTIARAAEFTIRDQDDATDIYRTKINISGEAGIININLPQNVAQLEVGKNYRWYFSLKCDPRNRRKDAYVQGWITRIEPNSLNATLASELQTATLRDRYKLYAENGIWYEALASLIELRREEPNDTTLTNEWKKFLESAGLSELANFPIIQLSSSRN; this is encoded by the coding sequence ATGGAAAGAGTAAGCACGCCTAATATGCCTAAGCCAAAAATTTTACCTTTAAAAGCAATTTTTTCTTTAGCTTTCAGTTTAGATTTATTTGCGATCGCGATTTTGCCACTACAAACTTTTGCATCCTTGCCTAGAGACACAGAGTATCAAGTAGCACAATATAAACCGCCCCAAGGTTTAGGCGCACCTAATATTACTGCTGGGGGTGGAAGCCGTTCGATATGCGAAGAGGAGCCTCAACATAAAGAAGATTTCCTAACTGCTTTAATACCGAAATTAAGCAAAGATAATAACTGGGCATTGACATTAGAATCGAATCCTGATTTCTTTGTATACGTGCCTAAAACTATAGCGAGAGCAGCAGAATTTACCATCAGAGATCAAGATGATGCAACTGATATTTATCGAACCAAAATAAATATTTCAGGAGAAGCTGGAATTATTAATATTAATCTTCCCCAAAATGTTGCTCAACTGGAAGTCGGTAAAAATTATCGTTGGTATTTTTCTCTCAAGTGCGATCCCCGAAACCGACGCAAGGATGCTTATGTCCAAGGCTGGATTACGCGCATTGAACCAAACTCGCTCAATGCTACTTTAGCAAGCGAGTTACAGACAGCGACATTACGCGATCGCTATAAATTATACGCAGAAAATGGTATTTGGTACGAAGCACTAGCCAGCTTAATCGAACTGCGTCGCGAAGAACCTAACGATACTACATTAACAAATGAGTGGAAAAAATTTCTAGAATCAGCCGGATTGTCTGAATTGGCAAACTTTCCCATAATTCAGCTATCTTCGTCACGTAATTGA